One stretch of Lacrimispora sphenoides DNA includes these proteins:
- a CDS encoding 5'-methylthioadenosine/adenosylhomocysteine nucleosidase → MLGIIGAMDVEVAEVKKAMEDVTVETIAAMDFYRGILKGKEAVVVRSGIGKVNAAICTQILADHYHVTAVINTGIAGSLKNEINIGDVVLSTDTVHHDMDATGFGYPAGQIPQMKEFAFQADERLRNLAEECCRKVNPEIEVFVGRVVSGDQFISDKVKKQWIGDTFGGYCTEMEGAAIAQAAYLNHIPFLIIRAISDKADDSANMDYSEFEEKAVRHSVNLILAIAERYSY, encoded by the coding sequence ATGTTAGGAATCATCGGGGCCATGGATGTAGAGGTGGCAGAAGTAAAAAAAGCCATGGAGGATGTTACGGTAGAGACCATCGCTGCAATGGATTTTTATAGAGGAATCTTAAAAGGGAAGGAAGCGGTGGTGGTTCGTTCCGGCATCGGCAAGGTAAACGCGGCAATCTGCACTCAGATTCTGGCCGATCATTACCATGTGACTGCGGTCATCAATACCGGAATCGCCGGTTCTCTGAAGAATGAAATCAACATCGGGGATGTGGTGCTGTCCACAGATACGGTCCATCATGATATGGATGCCACAGGCTTTGGATACCCTGCAGGGCAGATTCCCCAGATGAAGGAATTTGCTTTTCAAGCAGATGAAAGGCTTCGGAATCTGGCTGAAGAGTGCTGCAGGAAGGTCAATCCTGAGATTGAAGTTTTCGTCGGAAGGGTAGTTTCAGGGGACCAGTTTATTTCTGATAAGGTTAAAAAACAGTGGATAGGGGATACCTTTGGGGGATATTGTACGGAAATGGAAGGGGCTGCGATCGCACAGGCGGCGTACTTAAACCACATCCCTTTTCTCATCATCAGAGCCATTTCAGATAAGGCGGATGACAGCGCAAATATGGACTATAGCGAGTTTGAGGAGAAGGCGGTAAGGCATTCTGTGAACCTTATTTTAGCCATAGCTGAACGGTATTCATATTAG
- a CDS encoding TIGR03905 family TSCPD domain-containing protein yields MKYKTHGVCSQEINFEVEDNKLVQVQFVGGCSGNTQGVARLVEGMDVDEAIRRLEGIQCGFRPTSCPDQLAEALKQYKEYNNK; encoded by the coding sequence TTGAAATATAAAACACACGGCGTCTGTTCACAGGAGATTAATTTTGAAGTTGAGGATAACAAGCTGGTTCAGGTTCAGTTTGTAGGCGGCTGCTCCGGCAACACCCAGGGCGTGGCCCGGCTGGTGGAAGGCATGGATGTAGATGAAGCCATTCGAAGACTGGAAGGGATCCAGTGCGGATTCAGGCCCACGTCCTGCCCGGACCAGCTTGCGGAAGCATTGAAGCAATACAAAGAATATAACAATAAATAA
- a CDS encoding ABC transporter ATP-binding protein: MYVQLKNINKKFGSYQAAEDISFSIEKGKLIGLLGPSGSGKTTILRMIAGLEAPDSGDIFIDGQCVNDLPASKRGIGFVFQNYALFRYMTVFDNIAFGLEVQKKDKAYTKQRVNELIELIGLKGLENRHPHQLSGGQKQRVAFARALAPNPHLLLLDEPFAAIDAKVRKELRTWLRETINKVGITSIFVTHDQEEAVEVADEIIITNTGHIEQIGSPVEIYKNPSTPFAARFIGESIIVEDYSRLSGFEFEEGYEKAVFRPEFIRVTRPEKEVYPHASQRAIVEDSFFRGNMLELRLNVGGIKLVAYRSLEDEFLAIGEEVSVLIYRLYLYNDTQVRLAENRSFQPSDIFTI; this comes from the coding sequence ATGTATGTACAGCTAAAAAATATCAATAAAAAATTTGGTTCTTATCAGGCAGCGGAAGACATCAGTTTTTCCATTGAAAAAGGAAAGCTGATAGGGTTGCTGGGTCCCTCAGGGAGCGGGAAAACAACTATTTTACGTATGATTGCAGGACTGGAAGCACCGGATAGCGGTGATATTTTTATCGATGGTCAGTGTGTAAACGATCTTCCTGCCAGTAAACGCGGTATCGGCTTTGTATTTCAAAATTACGCCCTTTTTCGTTATATGACTGTTTTTGATAATATTGCATTTGGCCTGGAGGTACAGAAAAAAGATAAGGCGTATACCAAACAGCGAGTAAACGAACTCATCGAGCTCATCGGGCTAAAAGGGTTGGAAAACCGCCATCCTCATCAACTTTCAGGAGGGCAGAAGCAGCGTGTGGCTTTTGCCAGGGCGCTTGCACCGAACCCTCATCTGCTGCTGCTTGATGAACCCTTTGCCGCTATTGATGCTAAGGTGCGCAAAGAATTGCGTACATGGCTGAGAGAGACTATAAATAAGGTTGGGATCACCAGTATCTTTGTTACCCACGATCAGGAGGAAGCAGTCGAGGTAGCGGATGAAATCATTATCACGAATACAGGCCATATTGAACAAATCGGGTCACCAGTGGAGATTTATAAAAATCCGTCTACACCTTTTGCTGCAAGATTTATTGGTGAATCCATTATTGTAGAGGATTACAGCCGGCTCAGTGGTTTTGAATTTGAAGAGGGCTATGAAAAAGCCGTTTTTCGTCCTGAATTTATAAGGGTCACAAGACCGGAAAAAGAGGTTTATCCACACGCTTCTCAACGTGCAATCGTAGAAGACAGCTTTTTTCGCGGCAACATGTTAGAATTGAGATTAAATGTCGGTGGGATTAAGCTGGTTGCATACCGTTCCTTAGAAGATGAATTTCTCGCTATCGGGGAAGAAGTCAGTGTACTGATTTACCGTCTATATCTTTACAATGACACACAGGTGCGTCTGGCGGAAAACAGATCTTTTCAGCCCAGCGATATATTTACCATCTGA
- the cysW gene encoding sulfate ABC transporter permease subunit CysW: MKEKIIKWLLILLGAAFLGIMLVLPLATVLVYALRQGFEVFIQAVTDDYSVKALKLTLFTTVISVAVNTLFGVFAAWAISKFQFRGKQVLTALIDIPFSISPIIAGLVFILVFGRIGWAYPLLETWNIKIVFAVPGIVLATIFVTFPFVSRELIPLMQAQGSDEEEAAALMGAKGLRIFRKVTFPHIKWGLLYGIILCTARALGEFGAVSVVSGHLRGKTNTLPLHVEILFNEFKLTAAFAVSSILVLIAVLILILRNIVEYRVKREER; the protein is encoded by the coding sequence ATGAAAGAGAAAATCATAAAATGGCTTTTAATTTTACTTGGAGCGGCGTTTCTGGGCATCATGCTTGTATTGCCTCTTGCCACCGTGTTGGTATATGCATTGCGTCAAGGCTTTGAGGTTTTCATCCAGGCTGTCACAGATGACTATTCAGTGAAAGCACTTAAGCTGACGCTATTTACCACTGTCATTTCTGTCGCTGTAAATACACTGTTTGGCGTCTTTGCTGCCTGGGCTATTTCTAAATTCCAATTCAGGGGAAAGCAGGTGTTGACTGCGCTAATCGATATCCCATTCTCTATATCCCCCATCATCGCCGGGTTGGTGTTTATTCTGGTATTCGGGCGAATTGGTTGGGCATACCCGCTGCTGGAAACTTGGAATATCAAAATTGTATTTGCCGTACCTGGAATTGTATTAGCAACGATTTTTGTTACCTTCCCCTTTGTTTCCCGTGAGCTGATTCCCTTGATGCAGGCGCAGGGCAGCGATGAGGAAGAAGCCGCTGCCCTGATGGGGGCGAAGGGGTTGCGGATTTTTCGCAAGGTTACCTTTCCGCATATCAAGTGGGGACTCTTGTACGGTATAATTCTCTGCACAGCACGCGCTCTGGGCGAGTTTGGGGCGGTTTCGGTGGTATCCGGTCACTTGCGGGGTAAGACAAACACATTGCCATTGCATGTGGAAATTCTGTTCAATGAATTTAAACTGACTGCGGCGTTTGCCGTTTCCTCCATTTTGGTGTTGATTGCGGTATTGATCCTGATCCTGCGCAACATTGTGGAGTACCGTGTCAAACGGGAAGAGAGGTAG
- the cysT gene encoding sulfate ABC transporter permease subunit CysT: MHNLEKTFLKRKSRVIPGFGLSIGITITMLSLVVLIPLFSVFLLLSDSTFSDFLKVITDKQTVAAYMVSLSCSAIAAVVNVVFGILLAWILTRYQFPMRRVLDGLIELPFALPTAVAGIALTTLYSEQGWIGKLFAKIGVEISYSKIGIVIAMIFIGIPFVVRSIQPVLEKLDPQYEEAAQALGASRSYTFFKVVLPEILPAALTGFGLAFARSIGEYGSVVFIAGNIPYETQIVPLIIMNKLEQFNYPAATSIAFVMVLFSFLLLFGINLIQARIQKIARG; the protein is encoded by the coding sequence ATGCATAATTTAGAAAAAACTTTTTTAAAACGGAAAAGCAGAGTGATACCAGGATTTGGACTTTCCATTGGTATTACGATCACGATGCTCAGTTTGGTTGTGCTAATCCCTCTGTTTTCTGTATTCTTGCTTCTTTCTGATTCTACTTTCAGCGACTTTTTGAAAGTGATTACTGATAAACAAACCGTAGCGGCCTATATGGTCAGTCTCAGCTGCTCTGCTATTGCCGCTGTCGTTAATGTAGTGTTCGGCATTTTGCTGGCCTGGATTTTAACCCGTTATCAATTTCCTATGCGGCGGGTATTGGATGGCTTGATTGAGCTGCCTTTCGCGCTGCCCACCGCTGTGGCAGGAATTGCGCTGACCACGTTATATTCTGAACAGGGCTGGATCGGTAAATTGTTTGCGAAAATTGGAGTGGAAATTTCCTATTCGAAAATTGGAATTGTGATTGCTATGATTTTTATCGGGATTCCATTTGTGGTACGCTCCATTCAGCCGGTTCTGGAAAAGCTGGACCCACAGTATGAGGAAGCGGCACAGGCTTTAGGAGCCAGCCGCTCCTATACTTTCTTTAAAGTAGTACTTCCTGAAATTCTGCCGGCGGCCCTGACGGGTTTCGGCCTTGCGTTTGCCAGGTCCATAGGTGAATACGGCAGCGTGGTGTTTATCGCAGGAAATATCCCCTACGAAACACAGATCGTACCGCTCATCATCATGAACAAGTTGGAACAATTCAACTATCCGGCTGCAACATCAATTGCTTTTGTAATGGTGTTATTTTCGTTCCTGCTCTTGTTCGGTATCAATTTGATTCAGGCGCGTATCCAAAAAATAGCAAGGGGGTAA
- a CDS encoding sulfate ABC transporter substrate-binding protein — protein sequence MKRKNLFFKRVLEPTLLLVSVLGALTGCSGKDTSSNAPETISITNVSYDPTRELYEQYNKLFQTYWEQKAGQTVEITQSHGGSGKQARSVLEGNEADVVTLALEGDVDELRTAGLIEDGWVKEFPKESAPYTSTIVFLVRKGNPKNIQDWDDLVGTDVEVITPDPKSSGGARWNFLAAWAFSDKTYGGDETKNREFLQALYANVSVLDSGARGATTTFVENKKGDVLLAWENEAFLSVEEHPGEFEIITPSLSILAQPSVAVVDVNAEKHGTAEIAKAYLEYLYSDEAQRLEGKNYYRPSNPDILKEFGDTFDLNIQLVNINDDFGSWASAREKFFADGAIFDQIYQK from the coding sequence ATGAAACGTAAAAATTTATTTTTCAAGCGGGTCTTAGAGCCGACCCTTCTATTAGTTTCTGTCCTTGGTGCTTTGACGGGCTGCTCTGGCAAGGATACCTCTTCTAACGCCCCTGAAACCATATCTATTACAAATGTCTCCTACGACCCTACCCGTGAGTTATATGAACAATATAACAAACTCTTCCAAACCTATTGGGAGCAGAAAGCAGGGCAAACAGTGGAAATCACTCAGTCTCATGGCGGATCAGGCAAGCAGGCACGATCAGTATTGGAGGGCAACGAGGCCGACGTAGTAACACTGGCCCTGGAGGGCGATGTGGATGAACTTCGTACAGCTGGACTGATTGAAGATGGCTGGGTAAAAGAATTTCCAAAGGAAAGCGCCCCCTATACGTCCACAATTGTTTTCCTGGTGCGAAAAGGAAATCCGAAAAACATTCAGGATTGGGATGACCTTGTCGGGACTGATGTTGAAGTCATCACCCCGGATCCTAAAAGCTCCGGCGGTGCCCGGTGGAATTTTTTGGCTGCCTGGGCCTTTTCCGATAAAACATATGGCGGGGACGAAACAAAAAACAGGGAGTTTTTACAAGCGCTTTACGCCAATGTATCTGTACTGGATTCCGGCGCTCGCGGAGCAACCACTACATTTGTAGAGAACAAAAAAGGGGATGTGCTGTTAGCATGGGAAAATGAGGCGTTTCTTTCAGTGGAAGAGCATCCCGGAGAATTTGAGATTATAACTCCCAGCTTAAGCATTCTGGCGCAGCCGTCAGTTGCGGTGGTAGACGTCAATGCCGAAAAACATGGAACGGCGGAGATTGCAAAAGCTTATCTTGAATATCTCTATTCAGACGAGGCACAGCGGTTGGAAGGGAAAAATTATTATCGTCCTTCGAATCCTGACATCCTTAAAGAATTTGGCGATACCTTTGATCTCAATATCCAGCTGGTCAATATCAACGATGACTTTGGAAGCTGGGCCTCTGCCAGAGAGAAATTTTTTGCCGATGGAGCGATTTTTGATCAGATTTATCAGAAGTAA
- a CDS encoding LacI family DNA-binding transcriptional regulator encodes MTLKEVAARAGVSVSTVSRIINSADGSFARKETQDRVWAVIKETGYMPNQSARNLKRGKTGVQQIPAGTFACILGRAKTLDDDPFFAQLAQVIEQQAMERNYPVRLSYSVLDIKMIPTLEKIESANVDGAIVLGRFSEAATAFLECHYKNIVYVGRNLIHAEWDQVICDGYEATQMAIEHLVSYGHRRIGYIGETGDEIRYQAYRDMICKCGLEDNRRLVCNVPHTGEGGYRGADLLLRAGAGLPTAVFCAADVSAIAALRRFREARIKVPEQLSIISMDNIELSSYVTPMLTTVGMPIAEVGSMAVQLLISRIHKQHRLPLKLYLPNKLLRRESVFNINEGMYI; translated from the coding sequence ATGACATTAAAAGAAGTTGCAGCGCGCGCCGGGGTTTCTGTGTCCACGGTTTCCAGAATTATCAATTCAGCGGACGGGAGTTTCGCCCGCAAGGAGACCCAAGACCGGGTATGGGCTGTCATCAAGGAAACAGGTTATATGCCGAACCAGAGTGCGAGAAATTTGAAAAGGGGGAAAACCGGGGTACAGCAAATACCGGCCGGAACCTTTGCCTGCATTTTAGGGAGAGCGAAGACTTTGGATGATGACCCCTTTTTTGCTCAGCTTGCGCAAGTCATTGAACAGCAGGCGATGGAACGAAACTATCCTGTACGGCTCTCTTATTCAGTTCTTGATATCAAAATGATCCCTACCCTTGAAAAAATTGAATCGGCAAATGTGGATGGCGCTATTGTATTGGGACGGTTCAGTGAGGCAGCAACAGCATTCCTGGAGTGTCATTACAAAAATATAGTTTATGTAGGACGGAATTTAATACATGCGGAATGGGATCAGGTGATTTGCGATGGCTATGAGGCGACACAAATGGCCATAGAACACCTTGTGTCCTATGGTCACCGGAGGATTGGCTATATCGGTGAAACAGGTGATGAAATACGGTACCAGGCGTATCGTGATATGATTTGTAAATGCGGACTGGAAGACAACCGGCGTCTGGTTTGTAATGTCCCCCACACTGGCGAGGGGGGATACCGGGGAGCGGATTTGCTTTTGCGCGCAGGAGCTGGGTTGCCCACCGCAGTCTTTTGCGCAGCTGATGTGTCAGCTATTGCTGCCTTGCGCCGTTTCAGAGAGGCGAGAATCAAGGTCCCGGAGCAGCTTTCCATAATCAGTATGGACAATATTGAATTATCCAGCTATGTTACTCCCATGTTGACAACAGTAGGCATGCCAATTGCTGAAGTTGGAAGCATGGCGGTGCAGCTGCTGATCAGCCGCATTCACAAACAACATCGGCTTCCACTGAAATTATACCTGCCCAATAAGTTGTTGCGGCGGGAAAGCGTATTCAATATAAACGAAGGAATGTACATATGA
- a CDS encoding adenylyl-sulfate reductase subunit alpha, which yields MEQVNKMLRTEYLETDFLIIGGGTAGCYAALTFSEQSCGHILITDKADIRRSGCLAAGVNAINAYIVPGKTPQDYVDYARNDAQGIVRGDLLLTMAERLNRTAQKLEGLGLTILKDEKGGYTIRGNRNIKINGENIKPILADAVSKKPDITVMNRVNVFEYLVKDNLIQGAYAVSIDEPVLYVLTAKAVLCATGGAAGLYRPNHPGFSRHKMWYPPFNTGAGYAMGILAGAEMTTLEMRFIALRCKDTIAPTGTLAQGVGAKQINSLGEIYEQKYGLTTSQRLHGTMTENREGRGPCTLRTMGITAEQDEDLQRAYLNMAPSQTLRWLESGETPRIKNVEIEGTEPYIVGGHTASGYWVDTNRETTIKGLFAAGDVAGGCPQKYVTGAFAEGEIAANSAVSYISREAALPDAGQVREKKLWLEQFLSQEKASVTTDGLEEKMQSVMDQYAGGIGSDYRFSEDSLRIADGKVLDIQRQANALAASDMQELVYILELRERLILCRSVIAHLAARRETRWHSFAENTDYPDISSEMECYVNSRFESGNLKILFRPLVGEGEAYEH from the coding sequence ATGGAACAGGTAAATAAAATGCTTCGTACGGAATATTTAGAAACAGATTTTTTGATCATTGGCGGCGGCACGGCAGGGTGCTATGCTGCCTTGACATTCAGTGAACAAAGCTGCGGCCATATACTGATTACCGATAAAGCAGATATACGGCGCAGCGGCTGCCTGGCCGCAGGAGTCAACGCAATCAACGCATATATCGTGCCGGGAAAAACGCCTCAGGATTATGTGGATTACGCCCGTAACGACGCACAAGGGATTGTGCGCGGTGACTTACTTTTGACAATGGCTGAGAGACTGAACCGGACAGCGCAAAAACTGGAAGGTTTGGGGCTTACGATACTCAAGGATGAAAAAGGCGGGTATACCATACGCGGCAATCGAAATATTAAAATAAACGGAGAAAACATAAAACCGATTTTGGCTGATGCCGTGTCAAAGAAACCGGATATTACAGTGATGAACCGTGTCAACGTGTTTGAGTATCTTGTGAAGGATAATCTCATTCAGGGTGCCTATGCCGTCAGCATAGATGAGCCGGTGCTGTACGTCCTTACGGCCAAAGCAGTACTCTGTGCCACCGGCGGCGCGGCAGGCTTGTACCGCCCCAACCACCCCGGATTTTCCCGGCACAAAATGTGGTATCCTCCCTTCAATACCGGTGCCGGGTATGCTATGGGGATTCTGGCAGGTGCTGAGATGACCACTTTAGAAATGCGCTTTATCGCCCTGCGCTGCAAAGATACGATTGCGCCTACAGGAACACTGGCTCAGGGTGTTGGTGCAAAGCAGATCAATTCACTGGGAGAGATTTATGAACAGAAATATGGATTGACCACCTCTCAGCGCCTGCATGGAACGATGACAGAAAACCGTGAAGGCCGCGGTCCTTGCACCCTGCGTACCATGGGGATCACAGCAGAACAGGATGAGGATTTACAGAGAGCGTATCTCAACATGGCGCCAAGTCAAACTCTAAGATGGCTGGAAAGCGGTGAAACACCCCGCATCAAGAATGTAGAAATTGAAGGAACCGAACCCTATATCGTCGGAGGACACACAGCCAGCGGCTATTGGGTGGATACCAATCGCGAAACTACCATAAAAGGGCTGTTTGCTGCCGGAGATGTGGCCGGAGGGTGTCCGCAGAAGTATGTAACCGGCGCGTTTGCAGAGGGGGAGATTGCAGCGAATTCAGCGGTTTCATACATAAGCAGAGAGGCAGCGCTTCCGGACGCCGGGCAAGTCCGCGAAAAAAAACTCTGGCTGGAGCAATTTCTAAGCCAGGAGAAAGCCAGTGTTACAACAGACGGGTTGGAAGAAAAGATGCAGTCCGTCATGGATCAATACGCTGGAGGTATTGGCTCCGACTACCGGTTTTCTGAAGACTCCCTCCGCATAGCCGATGGAAAGGTTCTGGACATCCAAAGGCAGGCAAACGCTCTGGCAGCGTCGGATATGCAAGAACTTGTATACATTCTGGAGCTGCGCGAACGATTAATCCTCTGCCGGTCAGTGATTGCCCATTTGGCAGCCCGCCGGGAAACCCGCTGGCACAGCTTTGCAGAAAACACCGATTATCCGGACATCAGTTCCGAAATGGAGTGCTATGTCAATTCCAGGTTTGAGAGCGGCAATTTGAAGATTCTCTTCCGGCCGCTTGTTGGGGAGGGAGAAGCATATGAGCATTAA
- a CDS encoding indolepyruvate ferredoxin oxidoreductase subunit alpha, with product MSIKIRSEKCIGCGRCLGICPGSLIRLQREKAEILRPERCWGCASCLKECPVQAIALYLGEDIGGLGGRFTIQRTGTQLHWTLTKPDGSTKTLTVDSRSANKY from the coding sequence ATGAGCATTAAAATAAGGTCAGAGAAATGTATTGGATGCGGCCGGTGCCTCGGCATCTGTCCCGGCAGCCTGATTCGCCTGCAACGGGAAAAAGCGGAAATTTTAAGGCCGGAACGTTGCTGGGGCTGCGCTTCCTGTCTCAAGGAATGTCCGGTACAGGCCATTGCGCTCTATCTGGGCGAAGATATCGGCGGGCTGGGCGGCCGGTTTACCATCCAGCGAACCGGTACCCAGCTGCACTGGACACTCACAAAACCGGATGGCAGCACAAAAACGCTAACGGTAGACAGCCGCAGCGCCAACAAATACTAG
- the cysD gene encoding sulfate adenylyltransferase subunit CysD has product MSLTHLDQLEAEAIYIFREVAAECERPVMLYSIGKDSSVMLHLALKAFYPEKPPFPFLHIDTSWKFREMITFRDRRTKELGINMLVYRNEEAIAQGINPFDHGAAYTDIMKTQALKDALTKYQFTAAFGGGRRDEEKSRAKERIFSFRNESHAWDPKNQRPEMWKLYNTQIGKGESMRVFPISNWTEKDIWQYIRRENIDIVPLYFAKERPVVYREGNIIMVDDDRMRLSPGEVPQLKKVRFRTLGCYPLTGGVESEADSLDAVIKETLASVTSERTSRVIDNEAAGSMERRKREGYF; this is encoded by the coding sequence ATGTCTCTGACACATTTAGATCAATTGGAAGCTGAGGCTATCTATATTTTTCGTGAGGTAGCCGCTGAGTGCGAACGCCCGGTGATGCTTTACTCTATCGGAAAGGATTCGTCGGTGATGCTTCATCTGGCCCTGAAGGCTTTCTACCCGGAAAAGCCGCCCTTCCCATTTCTGCATATCGACACCAGCTGGAAATTTCGTGAAATGATTACATTTCGTGACCGGCGCACAAAAGAACTGGGCATCAACATGCTGGTCTACCGAAACGAAGAGGCGATCGCGCAAGGAATTAATCCCTTTGACCATGGCGCCGCCTACACCGATATTATGAAGACGCAGGCGCTCAAAGACGCGCTTACCAAATATCAGTTCACGGCTGCCTTTGGCGGCGGGCGGCGGGACGAGGAAAAATCCCGGGCAAAGGAGCGGATCTTCTCTTTCCGGAACGAATCCCACGCATGGGATCCCAAAAATCAGCGCCCAGAGATGTGGAAATTATACAATACGCAGATTGGTAAAGGTGAAAGCATGCGCGTCTTCCCTATTTCCAATTGGACAGAGAAGGATATCTGGCAATATATCCGGCGGGAAAATATCGACATTGTGCCGTTGTATTTTGCAAAGGAACGTCCTGTCGTTTATCGGGAGGGAAACATTATCATGGTAGACGATGACCGGATGCGTTTAAGTCCAGGGGAAGTTCCGCAGCTCAAAAAAGTCCGATTTCGCACACTCGGCTGCTACCCGCTCACCGGCGGAGTGGAATCCGAAGCTGATTCACTGGATGCAGTAATCAAAGAGACGCTGGCCTCGGTCACAAGTGAACGCACCAGCCGGGTCATTGATAATGAGGCGGCCGGCAGCATGGAGCGTCGGAAACGGGAGGGGTATTTTTAA
- a CDS encoding sulfate adenylyltransferase subunit 1 — MGSTENGLLKFITCGSVDDGKSTLIGHILYDSKLLYADQEQALILDSQVGSRGGAIDYSLLLDGLMAEREQGITIDAAYRYFTTNARSFIVADTPGHEEYTRNMAVGASFAELSVILVDASQGVLAQTRRHTRICSLMGIRFFIFAVNKMDLISYSWKKFNEISEDIVTLCEELSLEHVVIIPVSATEGDNVTRHSENMPWYQGKTLLSHLETVDISGEQPEAGFYMPVQRVCRPDHSFRGFQGQVEAGRVSVGDQLTALPSGEHALVKSISIAGKIAAASSVGQPVTIQLDREVDVSRGCVLVKDAGLKLERTFVATLLWMDEEKLIPGKEYLLKLGTKLSPAVVTGIQHKVDINSGALLPAESVGKNEILRCEISLSEPIVLDKFKRHKSLGELILIDRVRHATTACGVIEETDEQKQEDVLLRAGEKKLVIRLFDYFYYHPGIHAVLRHSPDPAVYEVGDALPLKTDRFDYPLDFDLPYDKEFARIRQGVFVGFGARDERTPLIDANGIQTEGELPRNLGKYRRVLIWEDAYEI, encoded by the coding sequence ATGGGCAGTACAGAAAACGGGCTTTTGAAATTTATTACCTGCGGCAGTGTGGACGACGGTAAATCCACCTTGATCGGGCATATTTTATACGACTCAAAGCTGCTTTATGCGGATCAGGAGCAGGCACTGATTCTGGATAGCCAGGTGGGAAGCAGGGGCGGCGCAATCGACTATTCTCTGCTGTTAGATGGTCTGATGGCGGAACGCGAACAGGGAATCACGATTGATGCTGCTTACCGTTACTTTACAACCAATGCCCGCAGCTTTATCGTAGCCGACACGCCGGGACACGAAGAGTATACCCGGAATATGGCAGTGGGCGCCTCTTTTGCGGAGCTCTCGGTCATTCTGGTAGACGCATCCCAGGGCGTGCTGGCACAAACCCGCCGGCATACCAGAATCTGTTCTTTGATGGGGATACGCTTTTTCATTTTTGCCGTCAACAAAATGGATTTGATTTCCTATAGCTGGAAAAAATTCAACGAGATATCGGAAGATATCGTGACTCTGTGCGAGGAATTGTCGCTGGAACATGTGGTCATCATCCCAGTTTCAGCAACAGAAGGAGACAATGTAACCAGACATTCGGAAAATATGCCGTGGTATCAAGGCAAAACACTGCTCTCCCATCTGGAAACAGTGGATATTTCCGGTGAACAGCCGGAAGCAGGCTTTTATATGCCAGTGCAGCGGGTTTGCCGTCCCGACCATAGCTTTCGAGGGTTTCAGGGGCAGGTGGAGGCAGGCCGGGTATCAGTTGGCGATCAGCTGACGGCCTTGCCAAGTGGAGAACATGCTCTTGTAAAATCCATCTCCATTGCCGGGAAAATTGCAGCAGCGTCGTCTGTGGGGCAGCCGGTCACCATTCAGCTTGACCGGGAAGTGGATGTCTCCCGCGGCTGTGTGCTGGTTAAAGACGCGGGTCTCAAGCTGGAAAGGACCTTTGTTGCCACGCTTCTATGGATGGATGAAGAAAAGCTGATTCCCGGGAAGGAATATTTACTCAAACTGGGTACAAAGTTAAGCCCGGCCGTTGTTACGGGTATCCAGCATAAAGTGGATATAAACAGCGGCGCATTGCTGCCCGCCGAATCAGTGGGCAAGAATGAAATACTGCGCTGCGAAATCTCATTGTCAGAGCCTATTGTATTGGATAAATTCAAACGGCATAAAAGCCTGGGAGAGTTGATTTTAATCGACAGAGTGAGACACGCTACGACCGCCTGCGGCGTCATTGAAGAGACAGATGAACAAAAACAAGAGGATGTCCTCCTGCGGGCTGGAGAAAAAAAGCTGGTCATTCGGCTGTTTGATTATTTTTATTACCATCCGGGCATTCATGCTGTGCTGCGCCATAGCCCTGATCCGGCGGTTTATGAAGTGGGAGATGCGCTTCCTTTGAAAACCGATCGGTTTGATTATCCTCTTGATTTTGATCTGCCCTATGATAAGGAGTTCGCACGCATTCGTCAGGGAGTTTTTGTGGGATTCGGTGCTCGTGATGAAAGGACACCGCTGATTGATGCTAACGGCATTCAGACAGAGGGAGAACTGCCCCGTAATTTAGGAAAATACCGCCGTGTGCTGATTTGGGAGGATGCTTATGAAATTTAA
- a CDS encoding PLP-dependent transferase, producing the protein MKFNTRLLHGAFPPDLQGATLPRVSVGLEDIEDLKEDFAQAISKINESGDYYGG; encoded by the coding sequence ATGAAATTTAACACCAGGCTTTTACACGGAGCATTTCCTCCTGATCTGCAGGGCGCAACACTTCCCCGTGTCAGCGTTGGGCTGGAAGATATTGAAGATTTAAAAGAAGATTTTGCACAGGCAATTTCAAAAATAAATGAAAGCGGGGATTATTATGGCGGTTAA